A region from the Triticum aestivum cultivar Chinese Spring chromosome 3D, IWGSC CS RefSeq v2.1, whole genome shotgun sequence genome encodes:
- the LOC123076278 gene encoding peroxidase 42-like, producing MAIASSSGGAGALVLAFVTVVVLLSPSLSAPLDGACFHSATCPQLESIVLPSVQAALQREVALAADLLRIFFHDCFPQGCDSVYLKGSGTKPAMGPNTTLQPRAQQLVEEIRAKVHAACSATVSCADISALATRDAIVLSGRPNYTVRAARFLEVAPGARSPTRPLGTKAASRSPPSGPTDFGCARAVDSLLPMSGTPAFMSPEVARGEEQGSASDVWALGFTSCRRRRGRRRTGSTRTGVEGERGD from the coding sequence ATGGCGATtgcgagcagcagcggcggcgcaGGCGCACTGGTTCTGGCCTTCGTTACCGTCGTAGTTCTGCTCTCCCCGTCGTTGTCCGCCCCTCTGGACGGCGCCTGCTTCCACTCGGCAACGTGCCCGCAGCTGGAGAGCATCGTGCTGCCCTCCGTGCAGGCGGCACTCCAGCGCGAGGTGGCgctcgccgccgacctcctccgcaTCTTCTTCCACGACTGCTTCCCTCAGGGCTGCGACTCCGTGTACCTCAAGGGCAGCGGCACCAAGCCCGCCATGGGGCCCAACACCACGCTCCAGCCGCGGGCGCAACAGCTGGTCGAGGAGATCCGCGCCAAGGTGCACGCGGCGTGCAGCGCCACCGTGTCGTGCGCCGACATCTCCGCCCTCGCGACCCGCGACGCCATCGTGCTCTCCGGCAGGCCCAACTACACCGTCCGGGCCGCCCGCTTCCTCGAGGTCGCGCCCGGGGCTCGCTCGCCGACGAGGCCGTTGGGAACGAAGGCTGCCTCCCGGAGTCCGCCATCCGGGCCTACGGACTTCGGCTGCGCGAGGGCCGTGGACTCCCTGCTCCCGATGAGCGGCACGCCGGCGTTCATGTCGCCGGAGGTCGCGCGCGGTGAGGAGCAGGGGTCGGCGTCCGACGTGTGGGCTCTCGGCTTCACCAGTTGTCGCCGTCGCCGCGGGCGCCGACGGACGGGATCAACGCGCACTGGagtggagggagagagaggggattga
- the LOC123078629 gene encoding probable receptor-like protein kinase At2g42960, whose product MVSTGLSLEMTKKVLGLALWVWIAIGVVALLVAILLMICIWAASRRKTKRTMENLSQTQIPIYSKEIPVDRVGGGRSLAQTMHEREQPSFPTQDKHAVNREPGKTAGHMALSKSSDHDNFSQGISVCNVDRVGSVHSGEDGSSGHGRKPYSPAAFVSASPLVGLPEFSHLGWGHWFTLRDLEFATNRFSKENVLGEGGYGVVYRGRLVNGTEVAIKKIFNNMGQAEKEFRVEVEAIGHVRHKNLVRLLGYCVEGVNRMLVYEFVNNGNLEQWLHGAMRQHGVFTWDNRMKVVIGTAKALAYLHEAIEPKVVHRDIKSSNILIDDEFNGKVSDFGLAKMLGSDKSHITTRVMGTFGYVAPEYANTGMLNEKSDVYSFGVLLLETVTGRDPVDYSRSSNEVNLVEWLKMMIANRRAEEVVDPILEVRPTIRALKRALLIALRCVDPDSEKRPKMGQVARMLESEEVPFREDRRNRRSRTGSMDIESITEGSTSAEFAIKVERTGSSRSDRSQT is encoded by the exons ATGGTTTCCACTGGTCTGAGTTTAGAGATGACGAAGAAGGTTCTTGGCCTGGCATTGTGGGTCTGGATTGCAATCGGTGTGGTCGCTCTCCTAGTGGCCATTTTGCTGATGATATGTATCTGGGCGGCGTCCCGTCGCAAGACAAAGAGAACCATGGAGAACTTGAGCCAGACACAGATCCCCATCTACTCCAAGGAGATCCCGGTAGACAGGGTGGGCGGTGGGCGGAGCCTTGCGCAAACGATGCATGAACGTGAGCAGCCTAGCTTCCCAACGCAGGACAAGCATGCCGTGAATCGGGAGCCGGGGAAGACAGCGGGGCATATGGCACTGAGCAAGTCCTCTGATCATGATAACTTTAGCCAGGGAATCTCAGTGTGCAATGTGGACCGGGTTGGCAGTGTGCATTCTGGTGAAGATGGCAGCTCAGGGCATGGTAGGAAGCCGTATTCTCCTGCTGCGTTTGTGTCCGCATCGCCCCTCGTTGGCCTTCCTGAGTTCTCTCATCTTGGTTGGGGTCACTGGTTCACTCTGCGCGACCTTGAATTCGCCACCAATCGCTTCTCAAAGGAGAATGTGCTTGGAGAGGGTGGTTACGGAGTTGTGTATCGTGGCCGTCTGGTGAATGGAACCGAGGTTGCCATAAAGAAGATTTTTAACAACAT GGGGCAGGCGGAGAAGGAATTCAGGGTGGAGGTTGAGGCTATTGGACATGTACGACATAAGAATCTGGTCCGTCTGCTGGGATACTGTGTTGAGGGAGTGAATAG GATGTTGGTTTATGAGTTCGTGAACAATGGTAACTTAGAGCAGTGGCTTCATGGAGCTATGCGCCAGCATGGTGTTTTTACCTGGGATAATCGCATGAAGGTTGTTATAGGCACTGCAAAAGC ACTTGCGTACCTTCATGAAGCTATAGAACCAAAAGTTGTACACCGGGATATAAAGTCAAGCAACATCTtgatcgatgatgaattcaacgGCAAAGTCTCTGACTTTGGATTGGCCAAGATGTTAGGGTCAGATAAAAGCCACATTACCACCAGAGTGATGGGAACATTTGG ATACGTTGCACCTGAGTATGCTAATACTGGGATGTTGAATGAAAAGAGCGATGTTTATAGTTTTGGTGTTCTTTTGTTGGAAACTGTGACAGGAAGAGACCCTGTTGACTATAGCCGCTCTTCCAATGAG GTCAATCTTGTCGAGTGGCTCAAAATGATGATAGCCAACCGGAGAGCAGAAGAAGTGGTTGATCCAATCCTCGAGGTTAGGCCAACAATTAGGGCTCTTAAGCGAGCTCTGTTAATTGCCCTAAGGTGTGTTGATCCTGATTCTGAAAAGAGACCTAAGATGGGCCAGGTTGCTAGGATGCTTGAGTCTGAAGAAGTTCCATTCCGGGAG GACCGGAGAAACCGGAGGAGTCGCACAGGAAGCATGGACATTGAATCTATTACAGAGGGATCAACTTCGGCTGAATTTGCAATCAAGGTAGAAAGGACTGGCAGCTCAAGATCAGACAGGTCTCAGACCTGA
- the LOC123074557 gene encoding uncharacterized protein, with protein MARGKVAEWIRKRAMPRKSAAGRPSRASGASEPILRDAEESWSGASGAAAPMPARKAAGSGKGANGGAPAHSSSKVRAVGFLSALRWRPRVNVLAVVYEKVVYHVMWLVESVVVVGRLVFFLMRFGFKQL; from the coding sequence ATGGCGCGCGGTAAGGTGGCCGAGTGGATACGGAAGCGGGCGATGCCGAGGAAGTCGGCGGCCGGGCGCCCGAGCAGGGCCAGCGGGGCGTCAGAGCCGATACTAAGAGACGCGGAGGAGAGCTGGAGCGGCGCcagcggggcggcggcgccgaTGCCTGCTAGAAAGGCCGCCgggagcgggaagggtgccaatgGCGGCGCGCCGGCGCACTCGAGCTCGAAGGTCCGGGCGGTCGGCTTCTTGTCGGCGCTGCGGTGGCGGCCGCGCGTGAACGTGCTGGCGGTGGTGTACGAGAAGGTGGTGTACCACGTGATGTGGCTGGTGGAGTCCGTGGTGGTGGTGGGGAGGCTCGTCTTCTTCCTCATGCGCTTCGGCTTCAAGCAGCTCTGA